A single Streptomyces sp. 2114.4 DNA region contains:
- a CDS encoding ABC transporter ATP-binding protein, with amino-acid sequence MTARAKATAQELLRLGGVTVRFGTAGRPALDAVDLDVAAHEIVCVLGPSGSGKSTLLRVVAGLQQADAGAVLLEGREQSGVPAHRRGVGLMFQDHQLFPQHDVEGNVAFGLRMRRSARAERERTVAGLLDLVGLPGAQRRAVASLSGGEQQRVALARALAPRPRLLMLDEPLGQLDRGLRERLVVELRRLFRELGTTVLAVTHDQGEAFALADRVVVMQDGRIAQTGTPLEVWQRPATEFVARFLGFDNVVAATVQGEAAATPWGKVPVADGTADGPCRLLVRPAGVRLTAAPEGLPCTVTARTFRGTHVALLLQPAAGPQVEAACALRDAPEVGERVGISFAAQDVVVLGAPDAAG; translated from the coding sequence ATGACGGCACGGGCCAAGGCCACGGCGCAGGAACTGCTGCGGCTGGGCGGGGTGACCGTCCGCTTCGGCACGGCGGGACGCCCCGCGCTGGACGCGGTGGATCTGGACGTCGCCGCGCACGAAATCGTGTGCGTCCTGGGGCCGAGCGGCAGCGGCAAGTCCACCCTGCTGAGGGTGGTCGCCGGGCTCCAACAGGCCGACGCGGGAGCGGTGTTGCTGGAGGGGCGGGAGCAGTCCGGGGTCCCGGCCCACCGGCGCGGGGTCGGCCTGATGTTCCAGGACCACCAGCTCTTCCCGCAGCACGACGTCGAGGGCAACGTCGCTTTCGGGCTGCGGATGCGGCGTTCCGCACGCGCCGAGCGGGAGCGCACGGTCGCCGGACTGCTGGACCTCGTCGGCCTGCCGGGCGCCCAGCGGCGCGCCGTGGCCTCCCTTTCCGGTGGCGAACAGCAGCGGGTCGCGCTGGCCCGCGCGCTGGCCCCCCGCCCCCGCCTGCTGATGCTGGACGAACCCCTCGGCCAGCTCGACCGCGGGCTGCGCGAACGGCTGGTCGTCGAACTCCGCCGCCTCTTTCGTGAATTGGGCACCACCGTATTGGCGGTCACCCACGACCAGGGGGAGGCCTTTGCGCTCGCCGACCGGGTCGTGGTGATGCAGGACGGCCGGATCGCACAGACCGGTACCCCGCTGGAGGTCTGGCAGCGGCCCGCCACCGAATTCGTCGCCCGCTTCCTCGGCTTCGACAACGTGGTCGCGGCGACGGTGCAGGGCGAGGCCGCTGCCACCCCCTGGGGCAAGGTGCCGGTCGCGGACGGTACGGCGGACGGGCCGTGCCGCCTGCTCGTCCGCCCGGCCGGGGTACGGCTGACCGCCGCCCCCGAGGGCCTGCCCTGTACGGTCACGGCCCGTACCTTCCGTGGCACCCATGTCGCGCTGCTGCTCCAGCCGGCCGCAGGACCCCAGGTGGAGGCGGCCTGCGCCCTGCGGGACGCGCCGGAGGTGGGGGAGCGGGTGGGCATCTCGTTCGCGGCACAGGACGTGGTGGTGCTGGGCGCGCCGGATGCGGCGGGCTGA
- a CDS encoding LOG family protein, giving the protein MTGVSNAESSTSRRFPAHDDNRDHEIESLAEFDRVVTAGSLAGHRVQSVDLTDRTFALLSTDTTESVFLGCVMEPDAAAKIRAGGSLVFPPVPDLPFDPYRGSLYGPDELFAQLAEAGYDATPDARAYHWYQETKSDGDIFASMLRSIHDDAVSDALDEHLAGAQVVGIMGGHALRRDGADYAGAARLGRRLTRDGLTVATGGGPGAMEAANLGAYTAPFEDGMLDAALERLAKAPHFTESITEWARAAFGIRHDRPGGGASVGIPTWFYGHEPPNVFATHIAKYFVNAVREDGLLARSNAGVVFLPGAAGTVQEIFDNATPNYYGSRGEPTPMVLVNREHWTETLPTWPLLRALAADRPMAARIALVDSVDEAPEALSRLRSEVAS; this is encoded by the coding sequence ATGACGGGCGTGTCGAATGCAGAGTCTTCAACGTCCCGCCGCTTCCCGGCCCACGACGACAACCGCGACCACGAAATCGAATCCCTCGCCGAGTTCGACCGGGTGGTCACCGCCGGCAGTCTCGCCGGACACCGCGTCCAGTCGGTCGACCTGACGGACCGTACGTTCGCGCTGCTCAGCACGGACACCACGGAGTCGGTGTTCCTCGGCTGCGTCATGGAGCCGGACGCCGCCGCCAAGATACGGGCCGGGGGCTCCCTGGTCTTCCCGCCCGTACCGGACCTGCCGTTCGACCCCTACCGTGGCAGCCTGTACGGCCCGGACGAACTCTTCGCGCAGCTGGCCGAGGCCGGCTACGACGCCACCCCGGACGCCCGCGCGTACCACTGGTACCAGGAGACCAAGTCGGACGGCGACATCTTCGCCTCGATGCTGCGCAGCATCCATGACGACGCCGTCTCGGACGCCCTCGACGAACACCTCGCCGGCGCACAGGTGGTGGGCATCATGGGCGGCCACGCCCTGCGGCGCGATGGAGCGGACTACGCGGGCGCGGCCCGGCTCGGCCGCCGGCTCACCCGGGACGGCCTGACCGTCGCGACGGGCGGCGGTCCCGGCGCGATGGAGGCGGCGAACCTCGGGGCGTACACCGCGCCCTTCGAGGACGGCATGCTCGACGCGGCGCTGGAACGTCTCGCCAAGGCACCGCACTTCACCGAGTCGATCACCGAGTGGGCGCGGGCCGCCTTCGGCATCCGGCACGACCGGCCGGGCGGCGGGGCCTCGGTCGGCATCCCCACCTGGTTCTACGGCCATGAGCCGCCGAACGTCTTCGCGACCCACATAGCGAAGTACTTCGTCAACGCGGTACGCGAGGACGGCCTGCTGGCGCGCTCCAATGCGGGCGTCGTCTTCCTCCCGGGCGCGGCCGGGACCGTGCAGGAGATCTTCGACAACGCGACACCCAACTACTACGGGTCGCGGGGCGAGCCGACCCCGATGGTGCTGGTGAACCGCGAGCACTGGACCGAGACGCTTCCCACCTGGCCACTGCTCCGCGCACTCGCGGCGGACCGCCCCATGGCGGCCAGGATCGCCCTGGTCGACTCGGTGGACGAAGCTCCCGAGGCGCTGTCCCGCCTCCGGTCCGAGGTCGCTTCCTGA
- a CDS encoding MarR family winged helix-turn-helix transcriptional regulator has translation MDAEHWDRLGALHTRVEQELAKALQQHHGIGLSEYRALARLAHADDGELRMQELADLIGLNQSSVSRLASRLESSGLTRRDLCPDDRRGVYSVITDQGRHVHAQARPTYDGALRAALDAAAADGHLGPLVASLRS, from the coding sequence ATGGACGCGGAGCACTGGGACCGGCTCGGAGCACTGCACACACGCGTCGAGCAGGAGTTGGCGAAGGCCCTGCAGCAGCACCACGGCATCGGACTGTCCGAATACCGCGCCCTCGCCAGGCTGGCCCACGCGGACGACGGCGAGCTGCGTATGCAGGAGCTCGCCGACCTCATCGGCCTCAACCAGAGCTCCGTGAGCCGCCTGGCCTCCCGCCTGGAGTCGTCCGGCCTGACCCGCCGCGACCTGTGCCCCGACGACCGGCGCGGGGTGTACAGCGTGATCACGGATCAGGGCCGGCACGTCCACGCACAGGCGCGCCCGACCTACGACGGCGCACTGCGCGCCGCGCTCGACGCCGCGGCCGCGGACGGGCACCTCGGTCCTCTGGTGGCGTCGCTGCGGTCCTAA
- a CDS encoding RidA family protein, with amino-acid sequence MTTTMPAPAEGTAGTPERPEIERIATTPDWYAPYRISQAIRAGGLIHVSGQAGIDEQGRAVSEDFLAQGRQAFANVERVLAAAGSSLADVVKVGIFVTDMAADLGHVIALRQEFLSEPYPADTLLEVSSLARPDWRIEVEATALAR; translated from the coding sequence ATGACGACGACGATGCCGGCGCCGGCGGAGGGTACGGCCGGGACACCGGAGCGGCCGGAGATCGAACGGATCGCCACGACACCGGACTGGTACGCGCCGTACCGCATCTCACAGGCCATCAGGGCGGGCGGACTGATCCATGTGTCGGGGCAGGCCGGCATCGACGAGCAGGGGAGGGCGGTGTCCGAGGATTTCCTGGCCCAGGGACGGCAGGCGTTCGCGAACGTCGAGCGCGTGCTCGCGGCGGCGGGCTCCTCGCTCGCGGACGTGGTGAAAGTGGGCATCTTCGTGACGGACATGGCTGCCGACCTCGGCCATGTCATCGCCCTGCGCCAGGAGTTCCTGTCCGAGCCCTACCCCGCGGACACCCTCCTGGAAGTGTCGTCCCTGGCCCGGCCGGACTGGCGGATAGAGGTCGAGGCCACGGCCCTTGCCCGCTGA
- a CDS encoding ABC transporter ATP-binding protein: MVAPPDNDVLWARGLHHAHGGTSALAGVSVGVREGEILAVTGPRGSGKTTLLKCLSGQLVPSEGEVWFNSAPVHTLSSPSRERLRLDRFGWIDTEPHLVPELTAWENAALPLLLRGTGTRSAKHTAVEWLDRLDVGMCANRRPARLDQSQRQRIAIARALATTPQVLFADEPTAPLHRSDGTQVLRTLTTAARSHQITVVLATHDPEVATLADRSLALLDGRQSGAAAEAAGSSDEESRAACSLSV; this comes from the coding sequence ATGGTGGCCCCGCCTGACAACGACGTTCTCTGGGCCCGCGGCCTGCACCACGCGCACGGCGGCACCTCGGCCCTCGCCGGAGTCTCCGTCGGGGTCCGCGAAGGCGAGATCCTCGCCGTCACCGGCCCGCGCGGGAGTGGCAAGACCACCCTTCTGAAATGTCTCTCCGGTCAACTCGTCCCGTCCGAGGGCGAGGTCTGGTTCAACAGCGCCCCCGTGCACACCCTCTCCTCCCCCAGCCGCGAACGGCTGCGTCTGGACCGGTTCGGCTGGATCGACACCGAACCGCATCTCGTCCCCGAACTCACCGCCTGGGAGAACGCCGCCCTCCCCCTCCTTCTCCGGGGCACCGGCACTCGCTCCGCCAAGCACACCGCCGTCGAATGGCTGGACCGCCTCGATGTCGGCATGTGCGCGAACCGCCGTCCCGCGCGGCTCGACCAGTCCCAGCGCCAGCGCATCGCCATCGCCCGGGCACTCGCCACCACCCCCCAGGTGCTGTTCGCCGACGAGCCGACCGCCCCCCTGCACCGCTCCGACGGCACCCAGGTGCTGCGCACCCTGACCACCGCGGCCCGCTCGCACCAGATCACCGTCGTCCTGGCGACCCACGACCCCGAGGTCGCCACGCTCGCCGACCGGTCGCTGGCGCTCCTCGACGGCCGCCAGTCCGGCGCCGCGGCCGAGGCCGCCGGTTCCTCCGATGAGGAAAGCAGGGCAGCGTGCTCGCTCTCCGTCTAG
- a CDS encoding aspartate aminotransferase family protein — translation MSGDLSKTAYDHLWMHFTRMSSYENAPVPTIVRGEGTNIYDDKGKRYIDGLAGLFVVNAGHGRVELAETAYKQAQELAFFPVWSYAHPKAVELAERLANEAPGDLNKVFFTTGGGEAVETAWKLAKQYFKLVGKPMKHKVISRAVAYHGTPQGALSITGLPGLKAPFEPLVPGAHKVPNTNIYRAPIHGDDPEAFGRWAADQIEQQILFEGPETVAAVFLEPVQNAGGCFPPPPGYFQRVREICDQYDVLLVSDEVICAFGRLGTTFACDKFGYVPDMITCAKGMTSGYSPIGACIISDRLAEPFYQGDNTFLHGYTFGGHPVSAAVGVANLDIFEREGLNQHVLDNEGNFLSTLQKLHDLPIVGDVRGNGFFYGIELVKDKATKESFNEEETERVLYGFLSKALYDNGLYCRADDRGDPVIQLAPPLIADQPVFDEIEQILRTVLTEAWAKL, via the coding sequence ATGAGCGGCGACCTCTCCAAGACGGCCTACGACCACCTGTGGATGCACTTCACCCGCATGTCGTCGTACGAGAATGCCCCCGTGCCCACGATCGTGCGCGGTGAGGGCACCAACATCTACGACGACAAGGGCAAGCGCTACATCGACGGCCTGGCCGGCCTCTTCGTGGTCAACGCCGGCCACGGCCGGGTCGAGCTCGCCGAGACCGCCTACAAGCAGGCGCAGGAGCTGGCCTTCTTCCCCGTGTGGTCCTACGCCCACCCCAAGGCCGTGGAGCTTGCCGAGCGCCTGGCCAACGAGGCCCCCGGCGACCTCAACAAGGTCTTCTTCACCACCGGCGGCGGCGAGGCCGTCGAGACCGCGTGGAAGCTGGCCAAGCAGTACTTCAAGCTCGTCGGCAAGCCGATGAAGCACAAGGTGATATCCCGCGCGGTGGCCTACCACGGCACCCCGCAGGGCGCCCTGTCCATCACCGGTCTGCCCGGCCTGAAGGCCCCCTTCGAGCCGCTGGTCCCCGGCGCGCACAAGGTGCCGAACACCAACATCTACCGCGCCCCGATCCACGGCGACGACCCCGAGGCCTTCGGCCGCTGGGCCGCCGACCAGATCGAGCAGCAGATCCTCTTCGAGGGCCCCGAGACCGTCGCCGCGGTCTTCCTGGAGCCGGTGCAGAACGCCGGCGGCTGCTTCCCGCCGCCCCCCGGCTACTTCCAGCGGGTCCGCGAGATCTGCGACCAGTACGACGTCCTGCTCGTCTCCGACGAGGTCATCTGCGCCTTCGGCCGCCTCGGCACGACGTTCGCCTGTGACAAGTTCGGCTACGTCCCGGACATGATCACCTGCGCCAAGGGCATGACCTCGGGCTACTCCCCGATCGGCGCCTGCATCATCTCCGACCGCCTGGCCGAGCCGTTCTACCAGGGCGACAACACCTTCCTGCACGGCTACACCTTCGGCGGCCACCCGGTCTCCGCGGCCGTCGGCGTCGCCAACCTCGACATCTTCGAGCGCGAGGGCCTCAACCAGCACGTCCTCGACAACGAGGGCAACTTCCTGAGCACCCTGCAGAAGCTGCACGACCTGCCGATCGTCGGCGACGTCCGCGGCAACGGCTTCTTCTACGGCATCGAACTCGTCAAGGACAAGGCCACCAAGGAGTCCTTCAACGAGGAGGAGACCGAGCGCGTCCTGTACGGCTTCCTCTCCAAGGCGCTGTACGACAACGGTCTCTACTGCCGCGCCGACGACCGAGGCGACCCGGTCATCCAGCTCGCCCCGCCGCTGATCGCGGACCAGCCGGTCTTCGACGAGATCGAGCAGATCCTGCGCACCGTGCTCACCGAGGCCTGGGCCAAGCTCTGA
- a CDS encoding Lrp/AsnC family transcriptional regulator, whose protein sequence is MNGVAASRNSHDRTGTPSIDSVSLAIIEQLQEDGRRPYAAIGKAVGLSEAAVRQRVQKLLDQGVMQIVAVTDPLTVGFRRQAMVGINVEGDLDPVADALTTMEEVEYVVMTAGSFDLLIEIVCEDDDHLLEMINKRIRTLPGVRSTESFVYLKLRKQTYTWGTR, encoded by the coding sequence GTGAACGGCGTGGCGGCCTCTCGAAACAGTCATGACAGAACCGGAACCCCGTCGATCGACTCCGTCTCCCTGGCGATCATCGAGCAGCTCCAGGAGGACGGGCGCCGTCCGTACGCCGCGATCGGCAAGGCCGTCGGCCTGTCCGAAGCGGCGGTACGCCAGCGCGTACAGAAACTGCTCGACCAGGGCGTGATGCAGATCGTCGCGGTCACCGACCCCCTCACGGTCGGTTTCCGTCGGCAGGCAATGGTCGGCATCAACGTCGAAGGTGACCTCGACCCCGTGGCCGACGCCCTGACGACCATGGAAGAGGTCGAGTACGTCGTCATGACGGCAGGCTCCTTCGATCTCCTCATCGAGATCGTCTGCGAGGACGACGACCACCTTCTGGAAATGATCAACAAGCGGATCCGCACGCTTCCCGGCGTCCGATCCACCGAGAGCTTCGTGTACCTCAAGCTCCGGAAGCAGACCTACACCTGGGGAACGAGATAA
- a CDS encoding gamma-aminobutyraldehyde dehydrogenase codes for MTTALRRLRNYIDGEFRDAADGRTTEVVNPATGEAYATAPLSAAADVDAAMAAAEAAFPAWRDLIPAERQKVLLKIADRFEERAEELIAAESENCGKPIALVRSEEIPPMVDQIRFFAGAARMLEGRASGEYMDGFTSIIRREPVGVCAQVAPWNYPMMMAVWKFAPALAAGNTVVIKPSDTTPASTVLIADIIGSVLDELGHSRGVFNVICGDRETGRLMVEHKVPAMASITGSVRAGMQVAESASKDLKRVHLELGGKAPVVVFEDTDIPKAVEDISVAGYFNAGQDCTAATRVLVHESIHDEFVAALAKAAAETKTGAVDDEDVLYGPLNNANQLKQVKGFIERLPAHAKIEAGGEQVGDKGYFFAPTVISGLKQDDEIIQHEVFGPVITVQSFSDEKQAVQWANGVEYALASSVWTKDHARAMRMSKTLDFGCVWINTHIPLVAEMPHGGFKKSGYGKDLSAYGFDDYTRIKHVMTSLDG; via the coding sequence GTGACCACCGCACTGCGTCGTCTGCGCAACTACATCGACGGGGAGTTCCGGGACGCCGCCGACGGGCGGACCACGGAGGTGGTCAATCCCGCCACGGGTGAGGCGTACGCCACCGCCCCTCTCTCGGCCGCCGCCGACGTGGACGCGGCCATGGCCGCCGCCGAGGCCGCCTTCCCCGCCTGGCGCGACCTGATCCCGGCCGAGCGCCAGAAGGTCCTGCTCAAGATCGCCGACCGCTTCGAGGAGCGGGCGGAGGAGCTGATCGCCGCCGAGTCCGAGAACTGCGGCAAGCCGATCGCGCTCGTACGGTCCGAGGAAATCCCGCCGATGGTGGACCAGATCCGCTTCTTCGCGGGTGCCGCCCGGATGCTGGAGGGCCGCGCGTCCGGCGAGTACATGGACGGCTTCACCTCCATCATCCGCCGCGAGCCGGTCGGCGTCTGCGCCCAGGTCGCGCCGTGGAACTACCCGATGATGATGGCCGTGTGGAAGTTCGCCCCGGCGCTGGCCGCGGGCAACACCGTCGTCATCAAGCCGTCGGACACCACCCCGGCCTCCACGGTGCTGATCGCCGACATCATCGGCAGCGTGCTGGACGAACTGGGCCACTCCCGCGGCGTGTTCAACGTCATCTGCGGTGACCGCGAGACCGGGCGCCTGATGGTCGAGCACAAGGTCCCCGCGATGGCCTCGATCACCGGCTCCGTGCGCGCCGGTATGCAGGTCGCCGAGTCCGCCTCCAAGGACCTCAAGCGGGTCCACCTGGAGCTGGGCGGCAAGGCGCCGGTCGTCGTCTTCGAGGACACCGACATCCCCAAGGCCGTCGAGGACATCTCGGTGGCCGGCTACTTCAACGCCGGCCAGGACTGTACGGCCGCCACCCGTGTCCTCGTCCACGAGTCCATCCACGACGAGTTCGTCGCCGCGCTGGCCAAGGCCGCCGCGGAGACCAAGACCGGCGCGGTCGACGACGAGGACGTGCTCTACGGCCCGCTGAACAACGCCAACCAGCTGAAGCAGGTCAAGGGCTTCATCGAGCGGCTGCCCGCGCACGCCAAGATCGAGGCGGGCGGCGAACAGGTCGGCGACAAGGGCTACTTCTTCGCCCCGACCGTCATCTCGGGCCTCAAGCAGGACGACGAGATCATCCAGCACGAGGTCTTCGGCCCGGTCATCACCGTCCAGTCCTTCTCCGACGAGAAGCAGGCGGTCCAGTGGGCCAACGGCGTCGAGTACGCGCTCGCGTCCTCGGTGTGGACCAAGGACCACGCCCGTGCCATGCGAATGTCCAAGACCCTCGACTTCGGCTGTGTGTGGATCAACACCCACATCCCGCTCGTCGCCGAGATGCCGCACGGCGGATTCAAGAAGTCCGGCTACGGCAAGGACCTTTCGGCCTACGGCTTCGACGACTACACCCGCATCAAGCACGTGATGACCTCGCTGGACGGCTGA
- a CDS encoding PotD/PotF family extracellular solute-binding protein has protein sequence MADLSRRALLRGMGGTGVTGALAAMTGCGVPPAYVKEADRQGADRSARDRKLVFANWPLYIDVDDRHKQRRPTLDAFERHTGISVTYTEEINDNDEFFGKISPALMNHQSTGRDLIVISDWMCARFVRLGWVQKMDRAAQPNVAAHLDPLLRTPHFDPGRTHSVPWQSGITGIAYNRKKLGREIKHTADLWKDDLRGRVTLLSGLDESFALLMQGEGVDITRWKADDFYRMTDRIRRLVSEGHIRRFTGNDYIKDLDSGDVLAAQAYSGDVIQLQADNPDIEFVVPQEGAELWAESLLIPNLAEHKRNAERLIDYYYRPEVAAELAAWVNYVCPVPAAREVLASSKDKERAALAEDPLIFPDDAMRRRLAIARDITSKERPAFAKEWNAIVGL, from the coding sequence ATGGCTGATCTTTCGCGGCGTGCGCTGCTCCGGGGTATGGGCGGAACGGGTGTGACGGGGGCGCTGGCCGCCATGACGGGCTGCGGGGTGCCGCCCGCATACGTCAAGGAGGCGGACCGCCAGGGAGCGGACCGGTCGGCACGCGACCGCAAGCTCGTCTTCGCGAACTGGCCCCTCTACATCGACGTCGACGACCGGCACAAGCAGCGCCGGCCCACCCTTGACGCCTTCGAGCGGCACACCGGGATCTCCGTGACGTACACCGAGGAGATCAACGACAACGACGAGTTCTTCGGCAAGATCAGCCCCGCGCTGATGAACCACCAGAGCACCGGCCGGGACCTGATCGTCATCAGCGACTGGATGTGCGCCCGGTTCGTACGGCTGGGGTGGGTCCAGAAGATGGACCGGGCGGCCCAGCCGAATGTCGCCGCGCACCTCGATCCGCTGCTGCGCACCCCGCACTTCGACCCGGGCCGTACGCACTCCGTGCCCTGGCAGTCCGGGATCACCGGCATCGCCTACAACCGCAAGAAGCTCGGCCGGGAGATCAAGCACACCGCCGACCTGTGGAAGGACGATCTGCGCGGCCGGGTCACTCTGCTCTCCGGGCTCGACGAGTCGTTCGCGCTGCTGATGCAGGGCGAGGGGGTGGACATCACCCGCTGGAAGGCCGATGACTTCTACCGGATGACCGACCGCATACGGCGCCTGGTGAGCGAGGGCCACATCAGGCGGTTCACCGGCAACGACTACATCAAGGACCTGGACTCCGGCGATGTGCTCGCCGCGCAGGCCTACTCGGGCGATGTGATCCAGCTCCAGGCGGACAACCCGGACATCGAGTTCGTGGTGCCGCAGGAGGGCGCCGAGCTCTGGGCGGAGAGCCTGCTGATCCCCAACCTCGCGGAGCACAAGCGCAATGCCGAGCGGCTGATCGACTACTACTACCGGCCGGAGGTCGCCGCGGAGCTCGCCGCCTGGGTCAACTACGTCTGTCCCGTACCGGCCGCGCGCGAGGTGCTGGCCTCGTCCAAGGACAAGGAGCGCGCCGCGCTCGCCGAGGACCCGCTGATCTTCCCCGATGACGCGATGCGCCGGCGGCTGGCCATCGCCCGCGACATCACGTCCAAGGAGCGGCCCGCCTTCGCCAAGGAGTGGAACGCGATCGTGGGGTTGTAG
- a CDS encoding adenosine deaminase: MTGPLRAPRASLDQEEPLSDLDAFIAGLPKAELHVHHVGSASPRIVAELAARHPDSAVPTDPEALVDFFTFRDFAHFIEVYLSVVDLIRDAEDVRLLTYEVARDMARQHIRYAELTVTPFSSTSRGIPDAAFVEAIEDARKAAEAELGVVLRWCFDIPGEAGLEAAEETARIACDLQPEGLVSFGLGGPEIGVARPQFKPYFDRAIAAGLHSVPHAGETTGPGTIWDALTDLRAERIGHGTSAPQDPALLAHLAEHRIPLEVCPTSNVATRAVRTLEEHPLKEMVDAGVLVTINSDDPPMFGTDLNTEYGVAARLLGLDAEGVAGLARNAVTASFMDTAAKTRLTAEIDSYTAAWRG, encoded by the coding sequence ATGACGGGGCCTCTCCGCGCACCGCGCGCATCCCTTGACCAGGAGGAACCGTTGTCCGATCTCGATGCCTTCATCGCGGGCCTGCCCAAGGCGGAGCTGCACGTCCACCACGTCGGATCGGCGTCACCGCGCATCGTCGCCGAGCTGGCGGCGCGGCACCCCGACTCCGCCGTCCCCACCGATCCCGAAGCGCTGGTCGACTTCTTCACCTTCCGCGACTTCGCGCACTTCATCGAGGTCTACCTCTCCGTCGTGGACCTGATCCGCGATGCCGAGGACGTCCGGCTGCTGACCTACGAGGTCGCCCGGGACATGGCCCGCCAGCACATCCGCTACGCCGAACTGACCGTCACCCCCTTCAGCTCGACCAGCCGCGGCATTCCGGACGCCGCCTTCGTCGAGGCCATCGAGGACGCCCGCAAGGCGGCGGAGGCGGAGCTGGGCGTGGTGCTGCGCTGGTGCTTCGACATCCCCGGTGAGGCAGGGCTGGAGGCCGCCGAGGAGACCGCCCGTATCGCCTGCGACCTGCAGCCCGAGGGCCTGGTGTCGTTCGGGCTCGGCGGCCCCGAGATCGGCGTCGCCCGCCCGCAGTTCAAGCCGTACTTCGACCGCGCCATCGCCGCCGGTCTGCACTCCGTGCCGCACGCCGGGGAGACCACGGGCCCCGGCACGATCTGGGACGCGCTCACCGACCTCCGCGCCGAGCGCATCGGCCACGGCACCAGCGCCCCCCAGGACCCGGCTCTGCTCGCCCATCTCGCCGAGCACCGCATCCCGCTGGAGGTCTGCCCCACCTCCAACGTCGCCACCCGCGCGGTGCGCACCCTGGAGGAGCACCCGCTCAAGGAGATGGTCGACGCGGGCGTGCTGGTCACGATCAACAGCGACGACCCGCCGATGTTCGGTACGGACCTCAACACCGAATACGGCGTCGCCGCCCGGCTGCTGGGCCTGGACGCCGAGGGCGTGGCCGGCCTCGCCCGGAACGCCGTCACCGCCTCCTTCATGGACACCGCAGCCAAGACCCGGCTGACGGCCGAGATCGACAGCTACACGGCGGCGTGGCGCGGCTAG
- a CDS encoding NADAR family protein produces the protein MMHDDTGITTGKAAGRVADGPRSVEELRRATAAGERVKYVHFWGHSPRRDGSLGASCFSQWWPSPFTVDGVRYATAEHWMMAGKARLFDDTEAERRVLAAGHPKQAKDAGRRVRGFDEETWQHHRFGLVVEGSVHKFGQDAALRDFLLGTNSRVLVEASPMDRIWGIGLAADDERAADPARWRGLNLLGFALMEARQTVREGDGPQA, from the coding sequence ATGATGCACGACGACACGGGGATCACCACGGGGAAGGCTGCCGGGCGCGTCGCGGACGGGCCGCGCTCGGTCGAGGAACTGCGCCGCGCCACCGCCGCAGGCGAGCGCGTCAAGTACGTCCACTTCTGGGGCCACAGCCCCCGGCGCGACGGCAGCCTCGGCGCGAGCTGCTTCAGCCAGTGGTGGCCCTCCCCCTTCACCGTCGACGGGGTCCGGTACGCCACCGCCGAGCACTGGATGATGGCCGGCAAGGCCCGGCTGTTCGACGACACGGAGGCGGAGCGGCGCGTGCTCGCGGCAGGGCACCCCAAGCAGGCCAAGGACGCCGGGCGCCGGGTCCGCGGCTTCGACGAGGAGACCTGGCAGCACCACCGCTTCGGCCTGGTCGTCGAGGGCAGTGTCCATAAATTCGGCCAGGACGCCGCGCTGCGGGATTTCCTGCTGGGCACGAACTCCCGGGTGCTGGTGGAGGCCAGCCCCATGGACCGCATATGGGGCATCGGCCTCGCCGCCGACGACGAGCGGGCCGCGGACCCGGCCCGCTGGCGGGGGCTGAATCTGCTGGGCTTCGCGCTGATGGAGGCGCGGCAGACAGTGCGGGAGGGGGACGGGCCGCAGGCGTAG